Within the Deltaproteobacteria bacterium HGW-Deltaproteobacteria-18 genome, the region AAGGCGAGGCCATCATGAGCGACGAACCTAAGGCGCGCTGGTATATAATTCACACATATTCGGGATTTGAACAGCGGGTGGAGCAGACAATCAGGGAGATGATCCGCACAGGGCAGGCGAAAGGCCTTGTTGAGGATGTAATCGTCCCGACGGAAAAGGTGGTCGAACTGATCAAAGGTCAGAAACGCACATCTACCCGCAAATTCTATCCTGGTTATGCAATGGTCAAGATGGTGTTCACGGACGATTCCTGGCACATGATTCAGTCCATTCCGAAAGTTACCGGGTTCATTGGCGGGAAAAGCCGTCCGGTGCCGCTGACGGAGAAAGAAGCGCAGAGAATTCT harbors:
- a CDS encoding transcription termination/antitermination protein NusG, whose translation is MSDEPKARWYIIHTYSGFEQRVEQTIREMIRTGQAKGLVEDVIVPTEKVVELIKGQKRTSTRKFYPGYAMVKMVFTDDSWHMIQSIPKVTGFIGGKSRPVPLTEKEAQRILATIETRKEQPRPKFHFERGDDVRVIDGPFANFNATVEDVNYDKGKLRVSVSIFGRQTPVELDFVQVTKG